DNA from Xanthomonas hyacinthi:
GGCGATGGGATCAGTCATGCTCATGGTGTCTACCTTTGAGTGCACCGATATCCGCTTTCGCGAAAATCTTGTGATGTGAAGCTGTGGAATGAAGCGGTGATATGCAGCGTGCAGCGTCCTGGAGCAGGCCAGGGCCTTTGTTTGCGACAAACCCGCCCTGCCAGGTGCAGGCAAGGAGCGGGATTATACGACAAAAAGTCCGACTTGCGTCGGACTCGTTGACTGAACCGCAGGCTGGCGCGCGACCGCCCTGCCCCCGGCTCCGCGAACGGAGCCGGGACCGCCGGGTGTTACCAGCTGGCCTTGCGCAGGCCCGGCACGTCGCCGTTCATCGTCGCCTTGCGCAGCATGTTGCGGCCGAGGCCGAACTTGCGGTAGACGCCGCGCGGACGGCCGGACAGTTCGCAACGGGTGCGCTGGCGGCTCGGCGAGGAATCGCGCGGCAGCTTCTGCAGCTTGACCACCGCGTCGGCTTTCTCGTCGTAGGACGAGCTGTCGGCGGCGATGATCTTCTTCAGCGCGTCGCGCTTGTCGGCGAACTTCTTCGCCAGCTTCTTCCGCTTGATATCGCGGTTGACCATGGAGGTCTTTGCCATTGTCTAACCCTTAATTACGGAACGGGAAC
Protein-coding regions in this window:
- the rpsN gene encoding 30S ribosomal protein S14, whose amino-acid sequence is MAKTSMVNRDIKRKKLAKKFADKRDALKKIIAADSSSYDEKADAVVKLQKLPRDSSPSRQRTRCELSGRPRGVYRKFGLGRNMLRKATMNGDVPGLRKASW